One region of Pagrus major chromosome 7, Pma_NU_1.0 genomic DNA includes:
- the nt5dc2 gene encoding 5'-nucleotidase domain-containing protein 2, translated as MSLKTVGTALTRTLWTTGNRTPPLVGSPKVNRLSTTCTLSGEKTKSCVSSSDRPSDDARSSSEPAHRCTPADKKRPKEPAGAPGVTGVRRRSYTSATAAPVDKRSYLWARYNDMKRLVHDLIPPGACNLLNSSTIFANNEVNLAEVDIYGFDYDYTLALYSNALDTMIYNTARDFLIEHFKYPEGIRKYDYIPNFAARGLHYDIQKGLLMKIDAFHYIQSGTVYRGLSPISDEEVLQLFGGTYHIPLQQDSGFYGKGPKVKQFMDIFSIPEMTLLAVANDFFITNEIPYDPVHLFRDVSEAIGMVHLKGYMYKWVMEDLDKFILRGEETDAVLHRLVSHGKKLFLITNSPFSFVDKGMKHMVGKNWRDFFDVVIVQADKPHFFTDCIKPFRRLDDNGDLRWEKINSLDKGQIYKQGNLFDFLRLTGWRGSKVLYFGDHLYSDLADLMLRHGWRTAAIVPELEQETKLVCTDRYALNLTWLQALTGLMERLQTHRDPESQQVFQEWQNEREELRAMIKNLFNPHFGSIFRTRHNPTYFSRHLCRFSDIYMTSLSCLLNYDLSYTFYPRRTPLQHEAPLWMDQLCTGCMKTPYLEEMSHIR; from the exons ATGTCTCTAAAGACAGTGGGCACAGCTTTAACCCGTACTCTGTGGACAACAGGAAACAGGACTCCCCCTCTCGTGGGATCCCCTAAAGTGAACAGACTTTCTACCACATGCACGCTGTccggagaaaaaacaaaaagttgtgTTTCCAGCTCGGACAGGCCCAGTGACGACGCGCGGTCCTCCAGCGAGCCTGCTCACAGATGCACGCCTGCGGACAAGAAGCGACCCAAGGAGCCCGCGGGTGCTCCGGGTGTCACTGGTGTAAGGAGACGATCGTACACCTCCgccacagcagctccagtggACAAGAGGTCATACTTGTGGGCTCGGTACAATGACATGAAAAGGCTAGTTCACG ACCTGATTCCACCTGGTGCTTGTAACCTCCTCAACTCCTCCACCATCTTCGCCAACAACGAGGTCAACCTGGCTGAAGTGGACATCTACGGCTTCGACTATGACTACACGCTGGCTCTGTACTCAAATGCGCTCGACACAATGATCTACAATACAGCAAGAGATTTCCTTATTGAACACTTTAAG TACCCTGAAGGCATCCGCAAATATGATTACATCCCCAACTTTGCCGCTCGAGGTCTTCACTATGACATCCAAAAG GGTCTTCTGATGAAGATAGATGCCTTCCATTACATTCAGTCAGGAACAGTGTATCG GGGACTGAGCCCAATATCAGACGAGGAGGTCCTTCAGCTTTTTGGGGGAACTTACCATATCCCCCTGCAGCAAGACAGTGGCTTCTATGGAAAG GGACCAAAAGTGAAGCAGTTCATGGACATCTTCTCCATCCCAGAGATGACTCTCTTGGCTGTAGCAAATGATTTTTTCATCACAAACGAAATTCCGTACGATCCAGTTCACCTGTTCAGGGACGTCTCG GAAGCAATTGGCATGGTTCACCTTAAAGGCTACATGTACAAATGGGTCATGGAAGATCTCG ATAAGTTCATtctgagaggagaagagactGATGCTGTTTTGCATCGACTGGTCAGTCATGGAAAGAAGCTCTTTCTCATCACCAACAGTCCCTTTAGCTTTGT GGATAAAGGGATGAAACACATGGTAGGAAAAAACTGGAGAGACTTCTTTGATGTTGTCATTGTGCAGGCAGACAAACCTCACTTCTTCACTGACTGTATCAA ACCTTTCAGACGGTTGGATGATAATGGAGACCTTCGGTGGGAAAAGATCAACAGTTTAGACAAAGGACAGATCTACAAACAG GGAAACCTGTTTGACTTTCTCAGACTGACAGGCTGGCGAGGTTCAAAGGTTCTTTACTTCGGAGATCATCTTTATAGTGACTTGGCT GACCTGATGTTGCGACATGGCTGGCGCACGGCCGCCATAGTTCCTGAGCTGGAGCAGGAAACCAAACTGGTGTGCACAGACCGGTATGCTCTGAACCTCACCTGGCTACAGGCTTTAACCGGCCTGATGGAGCGCCTGCAG ACACATCGGGACCCAGAGTCTCAACAGGTTTTTCAGGAATGGCAGAATGAGCGAGAAGAACTCAG GGCAATGATAAAGAACTTGTTCAACCCTCACTTTGGCAGCATCTTCAGAACGCGTCACAACCCCACCTACTTCTCCAGACATCTGTGTCGTTTCTCAGACATCTACATGACCTCCCTCAGCTGTCTCTTGAATTACGATCTGTCGTACACTTTCTACCCCCGCCGCACCCCTCTGCAGCATGAGGCTCCTCTGTGGATGGACCAGCTTTGCACAGGCTGCATGAAGACACCCTATCTGGAGGAGATGTCTCACATACGATGA